The genomic interval CATTGCAAAATCTCCGGCATGCGGGCGCGTACTTTGACGACTTCTTCACTGATACCCTCAAGACGCTGCTCGATCAAATCGCGCATGTTACTGCCTTCACGGCCGCGCGCTTCAATAAACTCGCTTAGGGCCAGTTCAAAGCCTTCCAACAAAGCCTTATTGATGGTGTCCATATCTTGTTCTGGGGTTTCCATCACACCTGGCCACTGCATCACCTGAAAAGGGTTAATACGGCTGACTTCACCGGTCATCTTCATAATTTGATTGGCAGAGTTAATCACCTGTTGAGCTAAGGTCTCATTAATGGTTAGCTCCGTATTGGCGGCGGGGTTCGCCTCAAAGCGCAAGTGACATTCTACCTTACCGCGGGCTAAGCGCTTGCGAAAACGCTCGCGCAGCACTGGCTCTAGGCTGCGCATCTGTTCAGGCATGCGAAAATAGGTTTCTAGGTATCGTTGGTTGACGGAGCGAATTTCCCAAACGGCACTGCCCCAATCGCCTTTCACTTCTTTGCGTGCATACGCCGTCATGCTGAAGATCATCGAATCGTCCTTAGTTAAAATGAGAGTAAATAAACTGCGGCTTATAGTAACAGATGGGGTATTCTGGTGCGACCTCTTAACCGCTTGGACCGGGGATCACTGGTTTGCTGACCAAGATTTGGGTATACTCTGCAGCCACATTATGTCACCCAATAAAAGGTATGCAGTTTATGCGCCCAAACGATCGCCAAGCGGACCAAATGCGTCCAATTAAAATTACTCGTCAATACACAGCTTATGCAGAAGGCTCAGTACTGGTCGAATTTGGCAATACTAAGGTGTTGTGTAACGCATCGGTCGAAACCTCGGTGCCACGTTGGTTAAAAGGCCAAGGCAAAGGTTGGGTGACGGCAGAATACGGCATGTTACCTCGTGCCACACACTCACGCACACGTCGCGAAGCGGCCAATGGTAAGCAAGGCGGGCGCACGATGGAAATTCAACGCTTAATTGGCCGTAGTTTACGCGCCGTGGTCGACCTAGAAGCCATGGGTGAGTGTATGATCACCGTTGATTGTGACGTTATTCAAGCGGACGGTGGCACACGGACCGCGTCGATCAGTGGCGCGAGTGTCGCGATGGCTGATGCTTTTGCCCACCTTATCAAAGCGGGTAAGCTGAAAAAAAATCCAATGAAGAGCCATGTTGCTGCGGTATCGGTCGGCTTGTTAGGTGATGATGTACTGTGTGATTTAGAATACGTCGAAGACTCAGCCGCGGATACCGATATGAACGTGGTCATGACCGAAAGCGGTGCCATGATCGAAATTCAAGGCACAGCAGAAGGTGAACCTTTCACCCATGATCAGTTGCTCGCCTTATTGGCCAGTGCCAAGCAGGGGATCAGCACCATTGTTGCTGCGCAAAAAGCAGCGTTAGAGCAAGATTGATTTTATGGCTCCCAATTGGGGGCTATTTTTTTGTCTGTAGTCGGCCCCAGAGGCCATGGCTTAACCATCATTAAGAGAGAAAACCATGAAAGCGTACCAGCGTGAATTTATCGAATTTGCCTTAGAGAAAGAAGTGCTTAAGTTTGGCGAGTTTACTTTGAAATCCGGCCGTAAAAGTCCTTATTTCTTTAACGCTGGTTTGTTTAATACCGGGCGTGACCTCGCGCGTTTAGGCCGTTTTTATGCTGCGGCGTTGGTGGATGCTGGCATCGACTTTGATGTTTTATTTGGCCCTGCTTATAAAGGTATTCCCATTGCAACGACCACGGCAGTGGCCCTGGCGGATCATCACGATATCGATACGCCGTATTGCTTTAACCGCAAAGAAGCCAAAGACCACGGTGAAGGTGGTAACTTAGTGGGCAGTGACTTAGCTGGCCGAATTATGCTGGTCGATGATGTCATTACCGCGGGAACCGCCATTCGCGAATCAATGGGTTTGATTCAGGCTAAAGGCGCGGATTTGGCCGGTGTGTTGGTGGCGATAGATCGTCAAGAAAAAGGCAAAGCAGAGCTGTCAGCCATTCAAGAAGTCGAGCGTGATTTTGCTTGCCAAGTGGTTTCTATTATCAGCTTGGGCGATTTGGTTACGTATCTTGAAGAACAAGGCGCGAGCCAAGCCCATTTAGACGCAGTCAAAGCTTACCGTGCGCAATACGGTGTGGCCTAACCCTTTTTAGCGTCAACTCACCCGATAAAAAACGCCGCCTCAATGTAGGGCGGCGTTTTGGTATGGGTTTAGGTGAAGCCCACCATTACTGGTAGCGGCAGCCTTTTTTCATTGCTGGGTCGGCCATGGTCTTAAAGCGTTTATGCAGCCACATCCATTGGGCGGGCGCTCTTAATATCAGCTTTTCAACATACTTGTTCATGTAGGCCGCGGCCGCTTGTGGATCTTTTTTCGGGTAGTTTGCCTCGATCGATTCATCGGCGATTAATTCGTAGCGGTTTTCCGAGTTGCGAAAGCCAGAGGCAATAACAATGGCACAGTGGCTGGTGTAGGCTAAAATACTGGTTCCTGTGGTGGTACAAGCATCATCAATCGCAAAAAAGGGCACAAAAACCGATTTGTTGCGACCGTAATCGTGATCGGGAAGGTAAAATAACCGCTCACCTTGGCGCAATACGCGGATCATCTGTTTGACGTCTTTTCGGTCAATCAAGAGATTACCGTTGTGAGTCCGCCCCCAATATTGGATAAAGTTATAGGCGGGATTGTTGTGGGGGCGAAAGGCGCCGTAGCCAGGTAGATCAAAGACGGCAAAAGCGCGAGCGGTGATTTCTAAGTTCAATGCATGGACACAGCAA from Vibrio sp. HB236076 carries:
- the lpxL gene encoding LpxL/LpxP family Kdo(2)-lipid IV(A) lauroyl/palmitoleoyl acyltransferase, encoding MNNDLKYSAPTFTFSMLHPKNWGVWLGFGFLAIIVNILPYSVLAMLGRSMGKFAMRYAQNRVAVTRRNLELAFPDKPAHEVAAIVEENFKNTGMAFIETGIAWFWPTWRFKRLIAVKDVTSLLEHAENNKGVLLCCVHALNLEITARAFAVFDLPGYGAFRPHNNPAYNFIQYWGRTHNGNLLIDRKDVKQMIRVLRQGERLFYLPDHDYGRNKSVFVPFFAIDDACTTTGTSILAYTSHCAIVIASGFRNSENRYELIADESIEANYPKKDPQAAAAYMNKYVEKLILRAPAQWMWLHKRFKTMADPAMKKGCRYQ
- the pyrE gene encoding orotate phosphoribosyltransferase produces the protein MKAYQREFIEFALEKEVLKFGEFTLKSGRKSPYFFNAGLFNTGRDLARLGRFYAAALVDAGIDFDVLFGPAYKGIPIATTTAVALADHHDIDTPYCFNRKEAKDHGEGGNLVGSDLAGRIMLVDDVITAGTAIRESMGLIQAKGADLAGVLVAIDRQEKGKAELSAIQEVERDFACQVVSIISLGDLVTYLEEQGASQAHLDAVKAYRAQYGVA
- the rph gene encoding ribonuclease PH, encoding MRPNDRQADQMRPIKITRQYTAYAEGSVLVEFGNTKVLCNASVETSVPRWLKGQGKGWVTAEYGMLPRATHSRTRREAANGKQGGRTMEIQRLIGRSLRAVVDLEAMGECMITVDCDVIQADGGTRTASISGASVAMADAFAHLIKAGKLKKNPMKSHVAAVSVGLLGDDVLCDLEYVEDSAADTDMNVVMTESGAMIEIQGTAEGEPFTHDQLLALLASAKQGISTIVAAQKAALEQD
- a CDS encoding YicC/YloC family endoribonuclease, with the translated sequence MIFSMTAYARKEVKGDWGSAVWEIRSVNQRYLETYFRMPEQMRSLEPVLRERFRKRLARGKVECHLRFEANPAANTELTINETLAQQVINSANQIMKMTGEVSRINPFQVMQWPGVMETPEQDMDTINKALLEGFELALSEFIEARGREGSNMRDLIEQRLEGISEEVVKVRARMPEILQWQRERLLTKFEEAKIELDASRVEQELILLAQKSDVAEELDRLESHIKETRNILKKGGACGRRLDFMMQEFNRESNTLASKSISTDITASGVELKVLIEQMREQIQNIE